The window GGTCGTCTCAATGCCATGAAGTCCTTGGGCTAATGGGTAGGCCTcctcagcagaggcaggagacttgGTCCCTAAGAGGAATCAAGGTGAGGAGACCAAGTTATGACAAGCTGACTTCACCCAGAAATAAGGGGGAACCATAATGCCCCACCCCTGCTTTCAAACCTGGGGACCTGGCATGCTGACTTAGTGTGTTACAGTAAATTCTTCCAGGGCATCTCAGGGAGGTGAGGGATCTGGTCAAAGTGGGTACCCAAGATAAGGACCCTGGTGGAGGACTGAGGGCTCCAAGGAACCCCACACAGAATGGGCCCCACTGTACTGTCATCACTGAGACCCCCTGCCAGGAGTGGTGGCTGAGCTACTCCTTCAGTTCTTCCTCGTGGATCCCAGAGGAATTTGAGGTGTCACATTCAGAGTAGCAGAGGGGAGTGCCTCTGCCTTGCCAGCAGTTATGAACTGAGAAGACCCCCAACTAACCCAGTACAGAGAGTCCTTAGTGCCAGCCCCTTCTGTCACCCCAGTAAGCCCCAAGGagggctggcaatctacatccTAATCCTTCCTATAATTTACAGGATCCTGACCCGGACAACAGGAGTCTTGTGGGGTCCTAGAGCAGTACCCTCCAAGAATCCTGCAAAGGCGGTGTTTGTGAAAGCCAAGGAGGCATCTCTCTGCTGCAGGGACGCACAGCCTCTCAGCCTCCCTCCTCCAGTGGGCCCACATCACCTGCCCTCCTTACACTCCTCCCTGCTATCCTTGACCAGAGGTCGTCATGCCTCGTGGTCAGAAGAGTAAGCTCCGTGCCCGTAAGAAATGTCGCCAGGCCCGAGATGACACCCACAGTGTACAGGGTGCTCAGGCCACTGCAGCAGAGGAGGAAGggttctcttcctcttcctctcctccttttgGGGGGTCTCCCCCGAGCTCCCCTGCTGCTGGCATTCCCCAGGGGCCTCAGAGTGTCCCGCCCACCACCACTGCTGCTTCAGGCGCTTTGGACACAAGAGCTGCCGGAGGGGCCCAGGGCCAAGATGAGGGAAGGCCAAGTTCTTCTAAGGCCCCGGCTCCCACGGAGAGGTCTCAAAGAGACCCTGTAACCAGGAGGGCAAGCATGTTGTTACGGTTCTGGCTGTACAAGTATAAAATGAAAGAGCCCATTACAaaggcagaaatgatgaagatcatcaaCAAAAGGTACAAGAAGCACTTCCCTGACATCCTGAGAAGAGCCTCTGAGCACATGGAGGTGGTCTTTGGGCTTGACGGGAAGGAAGTCCATTCCAAAGGTCAATCTTATACAATTGTCAGCAAATTTGAGAACACCAAGGAAGAGAATTTTATTGGTGACAGGGAGTTTCCCAAGAATGGGCTCCTGATGCCTCTCCTGGGCATGATCTAAAGCAACGGGAACCGGGCCACCGAGGAGGAGGTGTGGGAATTCCTGAGTGTGCTGGGGATTTACAATGGGAAGAGGCACTTCATGTTTGGAGATCCCAGGAAGCTCATCACCAAAGATTTGGTGCAGGAAGAGTACCTGGAGTACTGGCAGGTACCCAACAGTGATCCTCCATGCTACGAATTCCTATAGGGTCCCAGAGCCCAAGCGGAATCCAGCAAGACAAAAGTCCTGGAGTTTttatagggacaaccctaggagccctaatacaaggcataaacagaatacaaaacattaccaaaaatgacgaagagaaacccaataactgggagctcctaaaaatcaaacacctatgctcatctaaagacttcaccaaaagagtaaaaagaccacctacagactgggaaagaattttcagctatgacatctccgaccagcgcctgatctctaaaatctacatgattctgtcaaaactcaaccacaaaaagacaaacaacccaatcaagaagtgggcaaaggatatgaacacacacttcactaaagaaggtattcaggcagccaacagatacatgagaaaatgctctcgatcattagccattagagaaatgcagattaaaactatgatgagattccatctcactccaacaaggctggcattaatccaaaaaacacaaaataataaatgttggagaggctgtggagagattggaactctcatacactgctggtgggaatgtaaaatggtacaaccactttggagatctatctggcattatcttaaacagttagaaatagaactaccatacaacccagaaatcccactcctcggaatataccctagagaaataagagccttcacacaaacagatatatgcacacccatgtttattgcagctctgtttacaatagcaaaaagctggaaacaaccaaggtgtccatcaatggatgaatgggtaaataaattgtggtatatccacacaatggaatactacgcatcgataaagaacagtgacgaatctgtcaaacatttcataacacggaggaacctggaaggcattatgctcagcgaaatcagtcagaggcaaaaggacaaatattgtataagaccactattataagatcttgagaaatagtataaactgagaagaacacatacttgtgtggttacgagggggggagggagggagggagggagggagggagggagggagggagagggttttttttttactaattagctgaaaagaactgctttaggtgaagggaaggacaacactcaatacatggaaggtcagctcaaccagactggactggaccaaaagcaaagaagtttccgggataaactgaatacttgaaaggtcagcggagcaagggcgggggtttgggaatcatggtttaaggggacttctaagtcaattggcaaaataattctattatgaaaacattctgcatcccactttgaaatgtggcgtctggggtcttaaaagctaacaagtggccatctaagatgcatcaattggtctcaacccacctggatcaaaggagaatgaagaacaccaaggtcacacgacaaccaagagcccaagagacagaaagggccacatgaaccagagacctacattatcctgagaccagaagaactagttggtgcccggccacaatcgatgactgccctcacagggagcacaatagagaacccctgagggagcaggagataagtgggatgcagaccccaaaatctcataaaaagaccatacttaatggtctggatgtgactagaggaatcccggcggtcatggtccccaaaccttctgttggcacaggacgggaaccatacCCGAAGACacttcatcagacatgaaagggactggacagtgggtgggagagagatgctgatgaagagtgacctaattatatcaggtggacatttgagactgcgttggcatctcctgtctggaggggggatgggaggatagagagagttggaggctgccaaagttttcacgaaaggagagactggaagggccgactcattagggggagagcaagtgggagtaaggagtaagatgtatattaacttatatgtgacagactgacttgatttgtaaacgttcacttgaagctcaataaaagttaaaaaaaaaaaaaaagtcctggagttTTTGGCTAAGGGCAAGAGTAAGTTTTCCAGTGCCTTCCAAGCCTTGTATGAGGAAAGGTGGGGAGATGAGAAATAGCCACAGGCAGAGAATAGGCTGGGGGTGGTCCTAATGCCAGGGCTAGTGACAGGGCAAGTCCAGCAGGTTGTTCCATCCCTATTGAAGTCTGATGCAGATTATTTAcgttgttgttgaaaatggctGTTAACCTTCTAAGGAGTGGAGGCAAGGCGGAGCTGGAGGGAACATATTAATGTCTTCTTGTGTTCCTATTATACTTGAGTGACTTGTAGATTTAGCTCACCTTTTGTATTTTTTCAAATGTTTCTTTTAATGGAAGGTTTACTTAGATTCAGAATCTAATTTTACCCTCAGGCATTTCTTGCTGTTTTTCAGATTTAGGAGTGAGAGTCTTTGTATTTTGTAAAACAAATTGAAAATCCTTGAATCTTTTTTTGTGATCTAGAACCAGTTAACATGGCATCAGGATAGAGATATCCTTGGAAATGTAAGAGAGTCTGCAAGGAGTACTTGGGATCACAGGATAGAGATGGAAATATATAAAAGTCCGTCAACTCTTGGATTCCCTTATAAAGTAAAATATACATGTGCCTGGATTTGTTTAGCTTATTGATGGATATGGGAGAAAATAAATCGTGATGATTTCCAGGTCTCGTTCACTGGTCTTGTGTTCTCAGGAGAGTAATTGAGCGTCTGCTCTTTGGAAGGCTTCACGCTAGTACTGGGGACCTTAAGGCAAAGACACCTGAGCCCCTGTGCATAGATTCTAAAGTCTAAGGGCAGCTATGAAATACGGAGGAGGTTCAGATACTCTCTAAGATCTAAGGACTAGTACAAAGGAGTGAGCACTTCAGGGTTCCCTCTGGTATAAATGCCCTGAGGGAGGTCACCTTGGGGCCCTGAGAAACTTTGATCTCTCatggtggaggtgggggtggtaGTCCTGTGGAATGGAATTTCAAGTTAGGCTGCATGAAATGGACAAGGGTAGGGGGTGGGTAAAGTGGGTGGGGTGAGGTGGGAGGAGTCCAGATGAGGCTGTCGTGGAGAGGGTGGTGGGCAAGGCCAGGCACTCCCATGATGCGTATCAGCCTGAAGAGGCTGAGGTTGGAATGGAAACCAGCTCTTCCCAGTTACTCTGGGATTGTGGACAAACCCTAGAGGAATTCCCTCCTGGGTCAGGGCTGGAAGATGCCCTGTGCTCTTATCCCAGTGCACTTGAACACATGCAATGACTGGGTGTGATATGCACAGTGTGTACATGGAGTTCCTGACAAATAGGGAGCTACTCCTTTGTGTCAGGAAGCCACTGTTAGAAACCTTTTGCATTGAGCTGGGGGAGCCAGAGCCCATGCCATTCAAAGGACTTTAGAATTAGGTTACCTTCAGTGTCATTTGGCAAACTCCAAGTGAAGACAAGACTTTTGGCAGTG is drawn from Loxodonta africana isolate mLoxAfr1 chromosome X, mLoxAfr1.hap2, whole genome shotgun sequence and contains these coding sequences:
- the LOC100673131 gene encoding melanoma-associated antigen B4-like, giving the protein MPRGQKSKLRARKKCRQARDDTHSVQGAQATAAEEEGFSSSSSPPFGGSPPSSPAAGIPQGPQSVPPTTTAASGALDTRAAGGAQGQDEGRPSSSKAPAPTERSQRDPVTRRASMLLRFWLYKYKMKEPITKAEMMKIINKSNGNRATEEEVWEFLSVLGIYNGKRHFMFGDPRKLITKDLVQEEYLEYWQVPNSDPPCYEFL